From a region of the Burkholderia lata genome:
- a CDS encoding alkene reductase, producing the protein MSQLFTPVRVGRYTLENRLVMAPMTRSRAAFDGTPGEWAAEYYAQRSSLGLIVSEGTQPSDDGQGYLTTPGIYTDAHVAGWKAISDRVHARGGRLFIQLMHVGRMSHPDNTPHHRQAVAPSAIAPNAPMFTMKGMLDIPAPRALTLDEVRETVNDFRIAARRAIEAGADGVEIHGANGYLIQQFFAPNANTRTDAYGGSIDNRARFAIEVATAIADEIGADRTALRVSPGNTLGGLDEGTEGPDLYRHLATELDRLGLAYLHVMHQGDEALLADLRSRWNGTLILNRPGRARDAIGDDLKSGLADLEAYGQMVLANPDFVTRVKTGAPMNDARRETFFGGDARGYVDYPALGGVAAA; encoded by the coding sequence ATGAGCCAACTGTTCACCCCGGTCCGCGTGGGCCGATATACGCTGGAAAACCGCCTGGTCATGGCGCCGATGACCCGCAGCCGCGCCGCCTTCGACGGCACGCCCGGCGAATGGGCCGCCGAGTATTACGCGCAGCGATCAAGCCTCGGCCTGATCGTCAGCGAAGGCACGCAGCCGTCGGACGACGGGCAGGGCTACCTGACGACGCCCGGCATCTATACCGACGCGCACGTCGCCGGCTGGAAGGCGATCAGCGACCGCGTGCATGCGCGCGGCGGCCGCCTGTTCATCCAGCTGATGCACGTCGGGCGCATGTCGCATCCCGACAATACGCCGCATCACCGGCAGGCCGTTGCACCGTCGGCGATCGCGCCGAACGCGCCGATGTTCACGATGAAGGGGATGCTGGACATTCCCGCGCCGCGCGCGCTGACGCTCGACGAAGTGCGCGAGACCGTGAACGACTTCCGGATCGCCGCGCGCCGCGCGATCGAGGCGGGCGCCGACGGTGTCGAGATCCACGGCGCGAACGGCTACCTGATCCAGCAGTTCTTCGCGCCGAACGCCAATACGCGCACCGACGCGTACGGCGGCTCGATCGACAACCGCGCGCGCTTCGCGATCGAGGTGGCCACGGCGATCGCCGACGAGATCGGCGCGGACCGCACGGCCCTCCGCGTATCGCCCGGCAACACGCTGGGCGGCCTCGACGAAGGAACCGAAGGGCCTGACCTGTATCGCCATCTCGCGACGGAACTCGACCGTCTCGGCCTCGCTTACCTGCACGTGATGCATCAGGGCGACGAAGCGCTGCTGGCCGACCTGCGTTCACGCTGGAACGGCACGCTGATCCTGAACCGCCCGGGCCGCGCGCGCGACGCGATCGGCGACGACCTGAAGTCCGGGCTGGCCGATCTCGAAGCGTACGGGCAGATGGTGCTGGCGAATCCGGATTTCGTGACGCGGGTGAAGACCGGTGCGCCGATGAACGACGCGCGGCGCGAAACGTTCTTTG
- a CDS encoding LysR family transcriptional regulator, whose protein sequence is MELLNDMALFVEVVKAKGFRSAAETLGMPNSTLSRRIGALEKAIGLRLLHRTTRRIELTEAGQLYFERCKRIVDEARLAHEQLGGLLAEPTGVLRASFPVDFAVVILAPLLVEFANRHPKLSFDYELTSRRVDLVSEPFDVAIRMGPSEDSQLIARRIATLRNYLYASPGYLARAGEPQQPEDLATHACLGLQRSGSWTLHDGTRSVAVPVSSRFGANSVGMLRRLATLDAGIIVLSEAIVADDLAAGRLRRVMPEWEGEPIPVYAMTETRLLPAKTQHFIEFLRERFAQA, encoded by the coding sequence ATGGAACTGCTGAACGACATGGCGCTGTTCGTCGAAGTCGTGAAGGCGAAGGGTTTTCGCAGCGCGGCCGAGACGCTGGGGATGCCGAACTCGACGCTGTCGCGGCGCATCGGCGCGCTGGAGAAGGCGATCGGGCTGCGGCTGCTGCATCGCACGACGCGCCGGATCGAACTGACGGAGGCCGGCCAGCTTTACTTCGAGCGCTGCAAGCGCATCGTCGACGAGGCGCGGCTCGCGCACGAGCAACTCGGCGGGCTGCTGGCGGAGCCGACCGGCGTGCTGCGCGCATCGTTTCCGGTCGATTTCGCGGTGGTCATTCTGGCGCCGCTGCTCGTCGAATTTGCGAACCGCCATCCAAAGCTGAGCTTCGACTACGAACTGACGTCGCGGCGCGTCGACCTGGTGAGCGAACCGTTCGACGTGGCGATCCGCATGGGCCCATCCGAGGATTCGCAACTGATCGCGCGGCGGATCGCAACGCTCCGGAACTACCTGTATGCGTCGCCCGGCTATCTTGCTCGCGCGGGCGAGCCGCAACAGCCGGAAGACCTCGCCACGCACGCGTGCCTCGGCCTGCAGCGGAGCGGGTCATGGACGCTGCACGATGGCACGCGTTCCGTTGCGGTGCCGGTGAGCAGCCGTTTCGGGGCGAACAGCGTCGGCATGCTGCGGCGCCTGGCCACGCTCGACGCGGGCATCATCGTGCTGTCCGAGGCGATCGTCGCGGACGATCTGGCCGCCGGCCGGTTGCGTCGCGTGATGCCCGAATGGGAAGGCGAGCCGATTCCGGTCTACGCGATGACGGAAACGCGGCTGCTGCCCGCGAAGACGCAGCATTTCATCGAATTTCTGCGGGAGCGTTTCGCACAGGCGTGA
- a CDS encoding lysozyme inhibitor LprI family protein, with the protein MRHAPRFLAVAALAIGHTTTFAAVDCEQHGPTMSNVWICILDQNNQAVERAYRSLEHKLKQRNPDAASALAKSQASWTRFADDTCDYVKAANPQQMIPEDARMSCWVDFSQARVRILKKWEAQLDAPQPAQN; encoded by the coding sequence ATGCGCCACGCCCCCCGCTTCCTTGCCGTCGCCGCGCTGGCGATCGGCCACACCACCACGTTTGCCGCCGTCGATTGCGAGCAACACGGCCCGACGATGAGCAACGTGTGGATCTGCATACTCGATCAGAACAACCAGGCCGTCGAGCGCGCGTACCGGTCGCTCGAGCACAAGCTCAAGCAGCGCAACCCCGATGCCGCCAGCGCGCTCGCGAAGTCGCAGGCAAGCTGGACCCGCTTCGCCGACGACACCTGCGACTACGTGAAAGCCGCCAATCCGCAGCAGATGATCCCGGAAGACGCGCGGATGAGCTGCTGGGTCGATTTCAGCCAGGCACGTGTGCGCATCCTGAAGAAATGGGAAGCGCAGCTGGACGCGCCGCAACCGGCGCAGAACTGA
- a CDS encoding lytic transglycosylase domain-containing protein, translating to MRRFLWLIVLSLGIAQQASAQQASALPASAPEAAASAPSVASAPLADTNDQPNEANRRITSYLTKKFGVAKERAAKLADIVSVTATKYSLPPALVYAIISIESRFQEKARGQHGATGLMQVVPAAHRGLVRNVKDLTEPNANVEVGSAILSGYVRAAGGDVRAGLRSYSGGSSAYAAKVMQRVDSFRFVLEPDDDAKPANPSNDTNGRMVPVSDKTSPTAARNN from the coding sequence ATGCGACGGTTTCTCTGGCTGATCGTGCTTTCGCTCGGTATCGCGCAACAGGCATCGGCGCAGCAGGCGTCCGCACTGCCTGCGTCCGCGCCCGAAGCGGCCGCATCGGCGCCGTCCGTCGCATCCGCGCCGCTCGCCGACACCAACGATCAGCCGAACGAAGCAAACCGCCGCATCACGTCCTACCTGACGAAGAAATTCGGTGTCGCGAAGGAGCGGGCCGCGAAGCTTGCCGATATCGTGAGCGTCACTGCGACGAAATATTCGCTGCCTCCGGCCCTCGTTTACGCCATTATTTCGATCGAATCGCGCTTCCAGGAAAAGGCACGCGGCCAGCATGGCGCGACCGGGCTGATGCAGGTCGTGCCGGCCGCGCACCGCGGCCTGGTGCGCAACGTGAAGGACCTGACCGAACCGAATGCGAACGTCGAAGTCGGGTCGGCGATCCTGTCGGGCTACGTGAGGGCGGCCGGTGGCGACGTGCGGGCCGGACTGAGGAGCTACAGCGGCGGTTCGAGCGCGTATGCGGCGAAGGTGATGCAGCGCGTCGATTCGTTCCGCTTCGTGCTCGAACCGGACGACGACGCGAAACCCGCGAACCCCTCGAACGATACGAACGGCCGCATGGTGCCGGTCAGCGACAAGACGAGCCCGACGGCGGCCCGCAACAACTGA
- a CDS encoding ABC transporter permease — protein sequence MTTRSSVQPKRLTLLAAVARAAALALLLVLLLRPAWLQGLFAPFADNGAPVIYDRASLLDLTLAHLGTVALSSVIGTIVAVAAGIAVTRPWGADFLPVARSVVDIGQTFPPVAVLALAVPAVGFGLKPVLIALVLYGLLPVFESTIAGLEDVPRDVVDAARGMGMSGWQQLVSVELPLAFPVIVNGVRLAVVINLGTATIGSTVAARGLGDVIIAGLQTSNTAFVLQGGVIVGLLAVLVSDAIGAIARVAAARRA from the coding sequence ATGACGACGCGCAGCAGCGTGCAGCCCAAGCGATTGACGCTTCTTGCGGCTGTCGCGCGCGCGGCGGCGCTCGCGCTGCTGCTCGTGTTGCTATTGCGCCCCGCATGGCTGCAAGGCTTGTTCGCGCCGTTCGCGGACAACGGCGCACCGGTCATCTACGATCGTGCGAGCCTGCTCGACCTCACGCTTGCGCATCTCGGCACGGTCGCGTTGTCGAGCGTGATCGGCACGATCGTTGCGGTCGCGGCCGGCATCGCGGTCACGCGGCCATGGGGTGCGGATTTCCTGCCGGTCGCGCGCAGCGTCGTCGACATCGGCCAGACCTTCCCGCCCGTCGCGGTGCTCGCGCTCGCGGTGCCGGCCGTCGGCTTCGGCTTGAAGCCCGTGCTGATCGCGCTCGTGTTGTACGGTCTCCTGCCCGTGTTCGAAAGCACAATCGCCGGGCTCGAGGACGTGCCGCGCGACGTCGTCGATGCCGCACGCGGGATGGGGATGAGCGGCTGGCAGCAACTGGTGTCGGTCGAGCTGCCGCTCGCGTTTCCGGTGATCGTCAACGGGGTGCGGCTCGCGGTCGTGATCAATCTCGGCACCGCGACGATCGGCTCGACGGTCGCCGCGCGCGGGCTCGGCGACGTGATCATCGCGGGCCTGCAGACGTCGAACACCGCGTTCGTGCTGCAGGGCGGCGTGATCGTCGGGCTGCTCGCGGTGCTCGTCAGCGATGCGATCGGCGCGATTGCACGGGTGGCGGCCGCACGGCGCGCGTAG
- a CDS encoding ABC transporter ATP-binding protein, with the protein MIEIERAGKRFGDIVAVDDVSLTMKRGTITALVGASGSGKSTLLRMINRLIAPTSGTIRIDGVDTATVAPEQLRRGIGYAIQGHGLFPHWSVARNIATVPRLLGWPADRIDARVNELLDLFHLAPAEFADKLPHELSGGQQQRVGVARALAAEPAMLLMDEPFGALDPIIRNKAQDDLFALQRRLGITVVIVTHDIEEALKLGDTIAVMDGGRLLQVATPAEILGKPAAGVVEQLVAGVDRPLRLLALTPIDAVAEPGHADGEPIAATRTLRDAVSELLWRGVDVLPVEAGDGHNTRRITLDAIRAHARKPA; encoded by the coding sequence ATGATCGAGATCGAACGTGCGGGCAAACGCTTCGGCGATATCGTCGCCGTCGACGACGTCTCTCTGACGATGAAACGCGGCACGATCACCGCGCTCGTCGGCGCATCCGGCAGCGGCAAGTCGACGCTGCTGCGCATGATCAACCGGCTGATCGCGCCGACCAGCGGCACGATCCGCATCGACGGCGTCGATACGGCCACCGTTGCGCCCGAACAGCTGCGTCGCGGCATCGGCTATGCGATCCAGGGGCACGGGCTGTTTCCGCACTGGAGCGTCGCGCGCAACATCGCGACCGTGCCGCGCCTGCTCGGCTGGCCGGCCGATCGCATCGATGCGCGCGTGAACGAATTGCTCGACCTGTTTCATCTCGCGCCGGCCGAGTTCGCGGACAAGCTGCCGCACGAACTGTCGGGCGGCCAGCAACAACGCGTCGGCGTTGCGCGCGCGCTCGCGGCCGAGCCCGCGATGCTGCTGATGGACGAGCCGTTCGGCGCGCTCGATCCGATCATCCGCAACAAGGCGCAGGACGACCTGTTCGCGCTGCAGCGCCGCCTCGGCATCACCGTCGTGATCGTCACGCACGATATCGAGGAAGCGCTGAAGCTCGGCGACACGATCGCGGTGATGGACGGCGGCCGGCTGCTGCAGGTCGCAACGCCTGCCGAGATTCTCGGCAAGCCGGCGGCCGGCGTCGTCGAGCAGCTCGTCGCAGGCGTCGACCGGCCGCTGCGCCTGCTCGCGCTGACGCCGATCGACGCAGTGGCCGAACCCGGTCATGCCGACGGCGAACCGATTGCCGCGACGCGCACGCTGCGCGATGCCGTGTCCGAGCTGCTGTGGCGCGGTGTCGATGTGCTGCCGGTCGAAGCCGGCGACGGCCACAACACGCGTCGCATCACGCTCGACGCGATCCGCGCGCACGCAAGGAAGCCCGCATGA
- a CDS encoding ABC transporter permease codes for MTGRAAASARRITADKVGILIGVLTIVAVLGLPFAVLRPNRIAAGTDLSVFAALPALQGAVLAALWIVGALWAMTANRPAWRLVAGCAWLATLAYAVGAAATHVVAPDDTLARVSPSSGVWLLLFAWAVLVADALARLAFGPWRRLAALVVAIAAISVPLASGWWDGLSVMREYAVRSDDFWIEAIRHVSLAGGSVAAALIAGVPLGIACARIAAVRTVAMPVLNIVQTIPSIAMYGLMMAPLGLLAAHVPLAAALGIRGIGVAPAVLALFLYSLLPIASSVVVGLGQVPPHVTEAARAMGMTRAQRLLRVDLVLALPVILSGVRIVLVQNIGLTAVAALIGGGGFGTFIFQGIGQSAADLVLLGAIPTIALALVAAVIFEAATTLAKGRAG; via the coding sequence ATGACGGGTCGCGCGGCAGCGTCCGCGCGACGCATCACGGCGGACAAGGTCGGCATCCTGATCGGGGTACTGACGATCGTCGCCGTGCTCGGCCTGCCGTTCGCGGTACTGCGGCCGAACCGCATCGCGGCCGGCACCGACCTGTCGGTGTTCGCCGCGCTGCCGGCCCTGCAGGGCGCCGTGCTCGCCGCGCTGTGGATCGTCGGCGCGCTATGGGCGATGACGGCAAACCGCCCCGCCTGGCGGCTCGTGGCCGGCTGCGCGTGGCTCGCCACGCTCGCGTACGCGGTCGGCGCGGCCGCGACGCACGTCGTTGCCCCTGACGACACGCTCGCCCGCGTGTCGCCCTCCTCCGGCGTCTGGTTGTTGCTGTTCGCGTGGGCCGTGCTCGTCGCGGACGCGCTCGCACGGCTCGCATTCGGCCCGTGGCGGCGCCTCGCCGCGCTCGTCGTCGCGATAGCAGCGATTTCGGTGCCGCTCGCGAGCGGCTGGTGGGACGGTCTCTCCGTGATGCGCGAATACGCGGTGCGCAGCGACGACTTCTGGATCGAGGCGATCCGGCACGTGTCGCTCGCAGGCGGCTCGGTGGCCGCCGCGCTCATCGCGGGCGTGCCGCTCGGCATCGCCTGTGCGCGCATCGCAGCGGTGCGTACCGTCGCGATGCCCGTGCTCAATATCGTGCAGACGATCCCCAGCATCGCGATGTATGGGCTGATGATGGCGCCGCTCGGCTTGCTCGCCGCACACGTGCCGCTCGCGGCCGCGCTCGGCATCCGCGGCATCGGCGTGGCTCCTGCCGTGCTCGCGCTGTTCCTGTATTCGTTGCTGCCGATCGCGTCGAGCGTCGTGGTCGGGCTCGGCCAGGTGCCGCCGCACGTCACTGAAGCGGCGCGCGCGATGGGCATGACGCGCGCGCAGCGGCTGCTGCGCGTCGATCTCGTGCTCGCGCTGCCGGTGATCCTGAGCGGCGTGCGCATCGTGCTCGTGCAGAACATCGGGCTGACCGCGGTCGCCGCGCTGATCGGCGGCGGCGGCTTCGGCACCTTCATCTTCCAGGGGATCGGGCAATCGGCCGCCGATCTCGTGCTGCTCGGCGCGATCCCGACGATCGCGCTCGCGCTGGTGGCGGCCGTCATATTCGAAGCCGCGACCACGCTCGCGAAGGGACGTGCAGGATGA
- the osmF gene encoding glycine betaine ABC transporter substrate-binding protein OsmF: MKLALPARILGLAFAAAIVAPGAHADTPVVVSSKIDTEGNLLGNLISQVLKAHGIAVTEKIALGTTPIVRKALTSGEIDIYPEYTGNAAFFFNKADDPLWKNASQGYDTAKQLDFAANHLVWLTPAPANNTWGVAVLAPVAQSQHLKTFSDFGKWVAGGGKVKLAASAEFVNSASALPSFEKAYGFKLKPDQLVVLSGGDTAATIKAAANQTDGVNAAMVYGTDGGIASSGLAVLDDDKHVQPVYAPAPVIREAVLKAHPQIADYLKPVFASLDLKTLQTLNARIQINGEPAAGVAKSYLKSKGFVK, encoded by the coding sequence ATGAAGCTCGCCCTGCCCGCCCGGATCCTGGGCCTCGCGTTCGCCGCCGCCATCGTCGCGCCCGGCGCGCATGCCGACACGCCCGTCGTGGTGTCGTCGAAGATCGACACCGAAGGCAACCTGCTCGGCAACCTCATCTCGCAGGTGCTGAAGGCGCACGGCATTGCCGTCACCGAGAAGATCGCGCTCGGCACCACGCCGATCGTGCGCAAGGCGCTCACGAGCGGCGAGATCGACATCTACCCCGAATACACGGGCAACGCCGCGTTCTTCTTCAACAAGGCCGACGACCCGCTGTGGAAGAACGCAAGCCAGGGCTACGACACCGCGAAGCAACTCGACTTCGCGGCGAACCATCTCGTCTGGCTCACCCCGGCGCCCGCGAACAACACGTGGGGCGTCGCCGTGCTCGCGCCCGTCGCGCAGTCGCAGCACCTGAAGACCTTCTCCGATTTCGGCAAGTGGGTCGCGGGCGGCGGCAAGGTGAAGCTCGCGGCGTCGGCCGAATTCGTGAACAGTGCGTCCGCGCTGCCGTCGTTCGAGAAAGCATACGGCTTCAAGCTGAAGCCCGACCAGCTCGTCGTGCTGTCCGGCGGCGACACGGCCGCAACCATCAAGGCCGCCGCGAACCAGACCGACGGCGTGAATGCCGCGATGGTCTACGGCACCGACGGCGGGATCGCATCGAGCGGCCTCGCGGTGCTCGACGACGACAAGCACGTACAGCCCGTCTACGCGCCCGCGCCGGTGATCCGCGAAGCCGTGCTGAAAGCGCACCCGCAAATCGCGGACTACCTGAAGCCCGTGTTCGCGAGCCTCGACCTGAAGACGCTGCAGACGCTGAACGCGCGCATCCAGATCAACGGCGAACCGGCCGCCGGCGTCGCGAAAAGCTACCTGAAATCGAAGGGCTTCGTTAAATGA
- a CDS encoding 2-hydroxyacid dehydrogenase, whose product MKPELLVLIALRGDAHRDISTSFDVRYAPTSEARERAIAEHGGTIRAVLTNGSTGLTAAEIDRLTQLTFISALGAGYENIDVTHAKARGITVVTGAGTNDDCVADHAFALLLAAVRNVVQLDAKTRAGVWRDGLAMPPNVSGKKLGIVGLGKIGEKCARRAAGFDIEIGYHNRSVKDVPYRYFDRVDALAKWADFLIVATPGGAGTRHLIDRAVLDALGPGGFVVNVSRGSVVDTAALAEALHEGRIAGAGLDVYEGEPEPPRALTDLGNVVLTPHMGGWSPEALDRSVQQFIDNAVRHFAGQPVLTPV is encoded by the coding sequence ATGAAGCCCGAGTTGCTGGTTCTGATCGCATTGCGCGGCGACGCGCATCGCGATATCTCCACGTCGTTCGACGTGCGCTACGCCCCGACATCCGAAGCACGCGAACGTGCGATCGCCGAACACGGCGGTACGATACGCGCGGTGCTGACCAACGGCAGCACGGGGCTCACCGCGGCCGAGATCGACCGTCTTACGCAACTCACGTTCATCAGCGCGCTCGGCGCCGGCTACGAGAACATCGACGTCACGCATGCCAAGGCGCGCGGCATTACCGTGGTCACGGGCGCCGGCACCAACGACGATTGCGTCGCCGATCACGCGTTCGCGCTGCTGCTCGCGGCCGTGCGCAACGTCGTGCAGCTCGATGCGAAAACCCGCGCGGGCGTGTGGCGCGACGGACTGGCGATGCCGCCTAACGTGTCGGGCAAGAAGCTCGGCATCGTCGGGCTCGGCAAGATCGGCGAGAAGTGCGCGCGCCGCGCGGCCGGCTTCGACATCGAGATCGGTTATCACAACCGTTCGGTGAAGGATGTCCCCTACCGCTATTTCGATCGTGTCGATGCACTCGCGAAGTGGGCCGATTTCCTGATCGTCGCGACACCGGGCGGCGCGGGCACGCGGCACCTGATCGATCGCGCGGTGCTCGATGCACTCGGCCCCGGCGGGTTTGTCGTCAACGTGTCACGCGGCAGTGTTGTCGATACCGCTGCTTTGGCGGAGGCGTTGCACGAAGGGCGCATCGCGGGCGCGGGGCTCGACGTGTATGAAGGCGAACCGGAGCCGCCGCGCGCGCTGACGGATCTCGGCAATGTCGTGCTGACGCCGCACATGGGCGGCTGGTCGCCCGAGGCGCTCGATCGGTCGGTGCAGCAGTTCATCGACAACGCCGTGCGGCACTTCGCGGGGCAGCCGGTGCTCACGCCGGTGTGA
- a CDS encoding zinc-binding dehydrogenase — protein sequence MNTMNAIQIDRFGDPSVLRPVVIERPTPAPDEVLVRVTRVGLNFAETLQRAGLYPGPAPTLPAILGSETVGTVEAVGTNVQGFRIGERVAAALFGATSGTGGYAEYVTVRAPLIVAIPDAVSDDDAVAVMLQGLVARVLLRETPVAARSVAITAAAGGVGSMLIQLARLDGARTIVGLAGSMEKLSTVRALGADQAVSYRDEAWVDRLGAATGGTGPDVVFDSIGGTVARTLVSSLAPHGRFVGYGAASGHMLTVDESLMNALIFGCRSLSGFSLHAFLADHVVRQTLGELFGLLATGALKPLIGGSYAFDAIADAHATLESGGTTGKLVLHIDR from the coding sequence GTGAACACCATGAATGCCATTCAGATCGATCGTTTCGGCGATCCCTCCGTACTCCGTCCGGTCGTGATCGAGCGCCCGACACCGGCTCCCGACGAAGTCCTCGTGCGCGTGACGCGTGTCGGACTGAACTTCGCGGAAACGCTGCAACGCGCCGGTCTCTATCCGGGGCCGGCACCGACTTTGCCGGCGATATTGGGATCGGAAACGGTCGGCACCGTCGAAGCCGTCGGCACAAACGTACAGGGCTTCCGGATCGGCGAGCGCGTGGCCGCGGCGCTGTTCGGCGCCACGAGCGGAACCGGCGGCTATGCCGAATACGTGACGGTACGCGCGCCGCTGATCGTCGCGATTCCCGACGCGGTGTCGGACGACGACGCCGTGGCCGTCATGCTGCAGGGCCTGGTCGCCCGCGTGCTGCTGCGCGAGACGCCGGTGGCCGCAAGATCCGTCGCCATCACCGCGGCAGCCGGGGGCGTCGGTTCGATGCTCATCCAGCTGGCGAGACTCGACGGCGCACGGACGATCGTCGGCCTGGCCGGTTCCATGGAGAAGCTATCGACGGTGCGGGCACTCGGTGCCGATCAGGCCGTCAGCTATCGCGACGAGGCGTGGGTCGATCGACTGGGCGCTGCAACCGGCGGCACGGGCCCCGACGTCGTCTTCGATTCGATCGGTGGTACCGTGGCCCGCACGCTCGTGTCCAGCCTTGCGCCGCACGGTCGTTTCGTCGGCTATGGCGCGGCAAGCGGCCACATGCTTACGGTCGATGAAAGCCTGATGAACGCGCTCATCTTCGGCTGCCGCTCCCTGTCCGGTTTCTCTTTGCATGCGTTCCTCGCCGATCACGTCGTGCGGCAAACGCTCGGCGAGCTGTTCGGTCTGCTGGCCACCGGTGCGCTGAAGCCGTTGATCGGAGGCAGCTATGCGTTCGACGCGATCGCCGACGCGCATGCGACGCTCGAGTCGGGCGGGACGACCGGCAAGCTCGTGCTGCATATCGATCGATAG
- a CDS encoding DoxX family protein produces the protein MIRSLNHALYRTAARTPAVNAILSVLVRILIAGVYVGAGISKIFNYAGTQQYMAHMGVPGTLLPLVIFVEVAGGLALIAGYMTRLAALGLAIFSVIAAVIFHGGGDQTQQTFFMMNLSMTGGLLALVLNGAGRASFDRDDRASLPD, from the coding sequence ATGATTCGATCGCTCAACCACGCACTGTACCGAACCGCTGCGCGGACGCCCGCCGTCAACGCCATCCTGTCCGTCCTGGTGCGCATCCTCATCGCCGGCGTCTACGTCGGCGCGGGCATCAGCAAGATCTTCAACTACGCAGGCACCCAGCAATACATGGCCCACATGGGTGTACCGGGCACACTGCTGCCGCTCGTGATATTCGTCGAGGTCGCCGGCGGCCTCGCGTTGATCGCCGGCTACATGACGCGACTGGCCGCGCTCGGTCTCGCGATCTTTTCGGTCATCGCCGCGGTGATCTTCCATGGCGGCGGCGACCAGACGCAACAGACCTTCTTCATGATGAACCTGTCGATGACGGGCGGCCTGCTCGCGCTCGTGCTGAACGGCGCGGGGCGCGCCTCGTTCGATCGCGACGATCGGGCGTCCCTGCCGGATTGA
- a CDS encoding alkene reductase translates to MTTDSFLSPPRAPARPTLFDPIELGRITLRNRIVMAPMTRSRAGAGDAPGPMNATYYAQRASAGLIVTEGTQISPPGKGYPFTPGIYSDAQIAGWKQVTDAVHREGGRIFVQLAHVGRIGHPDLQPDGALPVAPSPIRPDGDAYTPTGPQPYPVPRALETAELPAIVGQYVLATRAAFQAGFDGVEIHAGNGYLLDQFLRDGTNRRTDDYGGTIDNRLRLPLEVARAVSLVSGPDRLGIRISPVTPHFGGIADSDPQALFERFADRLSGLAVYLHVVEGIPQVAPDAAPAFDYDALRHAFAGHYIANNGYTKTRAETALSDGHADLVSFGYPFIANPDFAERLRHDRPLAHADMSMAYGGGEAGYTDYPPFRA, encoded by the coding sequence ATGACTACCGACAGCTTTCTCTCGCCGCCCCGGGCGCCTGCGCGTCCGACACTGTTCGATCCGATCGAACTCGGGCGCATCACGCTCAGGAATCGCATCGTGATGGCGCCGATGACGCGCAGCCGTGCCGGTGCCGGCGACGCCCCCGGCCCGATGAACGCGACCTACTACGCACAACGGGCCTCGGCCGGCCTGATCGTCACCGAGGGAACGCAGATCTCGCCACCGGGCAAAGGCTATCCGTTCACGCCAGGCATCTACAGCGATGCGCAGATCGCGGGCTGGAAACAGGTGACCGACGCGGTGCACCGTGAAGGCGGCCGCATTTTCGTGCAACTGGCCCATGTCGGCCGCATCGGTCACCCGGACCTGCAGCCGGACGGCGCACTGCCGGTCGCGCCGTCACCGATCCGGCCCGACGGCGACGCCTATACGCCGACCGGCCCGCAGCCCTACCCGGTACCGCGCGCACTCGAAACCGCCGAATTGCCTGCCATCGTCGGCCAATATGTGCTGGCAACTCGTGCCGCATTTCAGGCCGGGTTCGACGGCGTGGAGATTCATGCCGGCAACGGCTATCTGCTCGACCAGTTCCTGCGTGACGGCACGAATCGACGGACCGACGACTACGGCGGCACGATCGACAACCGGCTCCGACTGCCACTCGAGGTCGCGCGCGCAGTCAGTCTCGTTTCAGGCCCCGATCGATTAGGTATCCGTATCTCACCTGTCACGCCGCATTTCGGCGGAATTGCGGATAGCGATCCGCAAGCGCTGTTCGAACGATTCGCCGACCGGCTGAGCGGCCTCGCGGTCTATCTCCATGTCGTCGAAGGCATCCCTCAGGTCGCGCCGGACGCGGCGCCCGCATTCGACTACGACGCGCTGCGTCACGCCTTCGCCGGGCATTACATCGCGAACAACGGATACACGAAAACACGTGCGGAAACGGCGCTTTCCGATGGCCATGCCGATCTCGTGTCGTTCGGCTACCCGTTCATCGCGAACCCGGATTTCGCTGAACGCCTCCGGCACGACCGGCCGCTCGCGCATGCGGACATGTCCATGGCCTACGGCGGCGGCGAAGCCGGCTATACCGACTACCCGCCGTTCCGCGCATGA